The proteins below come from a single Aegilops tauschii subsp. strangulata cultivar AL8/78 chromosome 6, Aet v6.0, whole genome shotgun sequence genomic window:
- the LOC109740423 gene encoding AIG2-like protein D isoform X4 — MLIQYQIRIFVQRSASVSPSPLRSCHRRLLSPRMASPPPPAPAAAAAHSVFVYGTLMAEEVVRVLLGRVPPSSPALLPNQYVRACALRSTPPGRLSIRGRVYPAILPVDGSKVPGKVWQGITDRELDVLDIFEDEEYVRETVGISLAVSPFAGLGFGGYDRLCIYMGECG, encoded by the exons ATGCTGATACAGTACCAGATACGCATCTTCGTGCAGCGTTCGGCCTCTGTTTCGCCCTCCCCTCTTCGCAGCTGTCACCGGCGGCTACTCTCTCCCCGCATGGCGTCGCCTCCTCCGCCGgctcccgccgccgcggccgcccaCAGCGTGTTCGTCTACGGCACCCTGATGGCGGAGGAGGTCGTGCGCGTCCTCCTCGGCCGCGTCCCGCCGTCCTCCCCCGCGCTCCTCCCCAACCAGTACGTGCGCGCGTGCGCCCTCCGCTCCACTCCACCCGGT AGGCTCAGCATCAGGGGCCGCGTCTACCCGGCGATCCTGCCCGTCGACGGCAGCAAAGTCCCCGGGAAG GTTTGGCAGGGGATCACTGACAGGGAGCTCGATGTGCTGGACATCTTTGAGGATGAGGAGTATGTCAGGGAAACTGTTGGCATCTCGCTGGCCGTAAGTCCATTCGCCGGCCTAG GATTCGGCGGATATGATCGCCTATGCATATATATGGGGGAATGTGGATGA
- the LOC109740423 gene encoding AIG2-like protein D isoform X2 produces MASPPPPAPAAAAAHSVFVYGTLMAEEVVRVLLGRVPPSSPALLPNHQRLSIRGRVYPAILPVDGSKVPGKVWQGITDRELDVLDIFEDEEYVRETVGISLADSADMIAYAYIWGNVDDPDLYGEWDFDEWKKVHLKDYITMTQDFREELEQLESETHD; encoded by the exons ATGGCGTCGCCTCCTCCGCCGgctcccgccgccgcggccgcccaCAGCGTGTTCGTCTACGGCACCCTGATGGCGGAGGAGGTCGTGCGCGTCCTCCTCGGCCGCGTCCCGCCGTCCTCCCCCGCGCTCCTCCCCAACCA CCAGAGGCTCAGCATCAGGGGCCGCGTCTACCCGGCGATCCTGCCCGTCGACGGCAGCAAAGTCCCCGGGAAG GTTTGGCAGGGGATCACTGACAGGGAGCTCGATGTGCTGGACATCTTTGAGGATGAGGAGTATGTCAGGGAAACTGTTGGCATCTCGCTGGCC GATTCGGCGGATATGATCGCCTATGCATATATATGGGGGAATGTGGATGATCCTGACCTCTATGGGGAATGGGATTTTGAT GAATGGAAGAAAGTGCATCTGAAGGACTATATTACAATGACACAAGATTTCAGGGAGGAACTGGAACAGCTTGAATCTGAGACACATGATTGA
- the LOC109740423 gene encoding AIG2-like protein D isoform X1 — MASPPPPAPAAAAAHSVFVYGTLMAEEVVRVLLGRVPPSSPALLPNQYVRACALRSTPPGRLSIRGRVYPAILPVDGSKVPGKVWQGITDRELDVLDIFEDEEYVRETVGISLADSADMIAYAYIWGNVDDPDLYGEWDFDEWKKVHLKDYITMTQDFREELEQLESETHD, encoded by the exons ATGGCGTCGCCTCCTCCGCCGgctcccgccgccgcggccgcccaCAGCGTGTTCGTCTACGGCACCCTGATGGCGGAGGAGGTCGTGCGCGTCCTCCTCGGCCGCGTCCCGCCGTCCTCCCCCGCGCTCCTCCCCAACCAGTACGTGCGCGCGTGCGCCCTCCGCTCCACTCCACCCGGT AGGCTCAGCATCAGGGGCCGCGTCTACCCGGCGATCCTGCCCGTCGACGGCAGCAAAGTCCCCGGGAAG GTTTGGCAGGGGATCACTGACAGGGAGCTCGATGTGCTGGACATCTTTGAGGATGAGGAGTATGTCAGGGAAACTGTTGGCATCTCGCTGGCC GATTCGGCGGATATGATCGCCTATGCATATATATGGGGGAATGTGGATGATCCTGACCTCTATGGGGAATGGGATTTTGAT GAATGGAAGAAAGTGCATCTGAAGGACTATATTACAATGACACAAGATTTCAGGGAGGAACTGGAACAGCTTGAATCTGAGACACATGATTGA
- the LOC109740423 gene encoding AIG2-like protein D isoform X3, whose protein sequence is MASPPPPAPAAAAAHSVFVYGTLMAEEVVRVLLGRVPPSSPALLPNQYVRACALRSTPPGRLSIRGRVYPAILPVDGSKVPGKVWQGITDRELDVLDIFEDEEYVRETVGISLAVSPFAGLGFGGYDRLCIYMGECG, encoded by the exons ATGGCGTCGCCTCCTCCGCCGgctcccgccgccgcggccgcccaCAGCGTGTTCGTCTACGGCACCCTGATGGCGGAGGAGGTCGTGCGCGTCCTCCTCGGCCGCGTCCCGCCGTCCTCCCCCGCGCTCCTCCCCAACCAGTACGTGCGCGCGTGCGCCCTCCGCTCCACTCCACCCGGT AGGCTCAGCATCAGGGGCCGCGTCTACCCGGCGATCCTGCCCGTCGACGGCAGCAAAGTCCCCGGGAAG GTTTGGCAGGGGATCACTGACAGGGAGCTCGATGTGCTGGACATCTTTGAGGATGAGGAGTATGTCAGGGAAACTGTTGGCATCTCGCTGGCCGTAAGTCCATTCGCCGGCCTAG GATTCGGCGGATATGATCGCCTATGCATATATATGGGGGAATGTGGATGA
- the LOC109740422 gene encoding auxin response factor 5 isoform X2: protein MEFFCKTLTASDTSTHGGFSVPRRAAEKIFPSLDFSLQPPCQELQARDIHDNVWTFRHIFRGQPKRHLLTTGWSLFVSGKKLFAGDSVIFVRDEKQQLLLGIRRANRQPTNISSSVLSSDSMHIGVLAAAAHASANTSPFTIFYNPRASPTEFVIPFAKYQKAMYSNQISLGMRFRMMCETEELGTRRYMGTITGISDLDPVRWKNSQWRSLQVGWDESAAGERRNRVSIWEIEPLAAPFFICPQPFFGVKRPRQLDDESLEMESLMKRAMPWLGEEICIKDPQTQSATMPGLSLVQWMNMNRQQSSSLASTAMQSEYLRSASNPAMQNIGAADLARQLYMQNHLLQQNSMQFNPPKLHQQMKPINDLSNAALPLNQLGAIRNHQDQKQDQQRQQQSGIQAIPLSQAQAQTNIVQAQVILQNQMQQQQQQKQPPPSPTQNQHGASGQHLLQSHQLQDQNLQMQQQQLLLHQQLQQQQQLNKLPGQLANLASQQTQLSDQELHLQLLQKLQQQSLMSQSAVTLSRLPIIQEQQNFLVDMQQQLSNSHSLAQQQVMPQQDCRTSSSQTTQLPPPIQQEQQQQKPSQKQVAPTYVSEAAFAQISSTSVIPKTGNSMIVPGAAQSAVTEEIPSCSTSPSTANGNHLVQPTIGRNDHCKISTEKVPHSIAQMSILTPIEAVSVTPVTTKELPKLNNGVKSSAITSKLPNVVSGLQNFMNNALPTDNLETASSATSLWPSQTDGLLHQGFATSNFNQHQMFKDELPDVEIQGVDPSNSALFGMNNDGPLGFPMETEGLLENALDSVKYQNHFSTDDENNYQMQKDARQEISTSMVSQSFGQSDMAFNSIDSAINDGALMNRSSWPPAAPPQRMRTFTKVYKRGAVGRSIDIGRFSGYGELNQALARMFGIEGQLEDRQRIGWKLVYTDHEDDVLLLGDDPWEEFVNCVKCIRILSPQEVQKMSLDGDLGSNVLPNQACSSSDGGNTWKPRYEQNSGNPSIGPYDQFE from the exons ATGGAGTTCTTCTGCAAGACGCTCACCGCGAGCGATACGAGCACACACGGAGGCTTCTCCGTGCCTCGCCGTGCAGCGGAGAAGATATTCCCTTCCCTG GATTTCTCGTTGCAGCCTCCGTGCCAAGAGCTGCAGGCCAGGGATATACATGACAATGTGTGGACATTCCGTCATATATTTCGGG GTCAGCCCAAAAGACATTTACTTACTACTGGTTGGAGCCTCTTTGTGAGTGGCAAGAAGCTATTTGCTGGTGATTCTGTCATATTCGTTAG AGATGAAAAGCAGCAACTTCTACTGGGAATCAGGCGCGCTAACCGACAGCCCACGAACATATCGTCTTCGGTACTTTCAAGCGACAGTATGCACATAGGGGTCCTTGCCGCAGCTGCACATGCTTCTGCCAACACCAGCCCGTTTACCATATTTTATAACCCTAG GGCCAGTCCTACTGAATTTGTTATCCCATTTGCCAAATACCAGAAGGCAATGTACAGTAATCAGATCTCTTTAGGGATGCGCTTCCGCATGATGTGCGAGACGGAGGAACTAGGAACAAGACG CTACATGGGTACGATAACTGGAATAAGTGATCTAGATCCAGTGAGATGGAAAAACTCCCAGTGGCGCAGCTTACAG GTTGGGTGGGACGAGTCGGCTGCAGGAGAAAGAAGGAACAGAGTTTCAATCTGGGAGATTGAACCGCTTGCTGCTCCTTTTTTCATTTGTCCCCAGCCATTCTTTGGTGTGAAGCGCCCTAGGCAATTAG ATGACGAGTCGTTGGAGATGGAAAGTCTTATGAAGAGAGCAATGCCTTGGCTTGGTGAGGAGATATGCATAAAGGACCCTCAAACCCAGAGTGCTACAATGCCTGGCCTGAGTTTGGTTCAGTGGATGAATATGAACCGGCAGCAGAGCTCCTCATTAGCTAGCACAGCCATGCAGTCCGAGTACCTCCGATCAGCGAGTAACCCTGCGATGCAAAATATTGGCGCTGCCGATCTTGCAAGGCAGTTATATATGCAGAACCATCTACTACAGCAGAATAGCATGCAGTTTAATCCTCCCAAACTCCATCAGCAAATGAAACCTATTAATGATTTGTCAAATGCAGCACTTCCATTGAATCAACTAGGTGCCATCAGAAATCACCAAGATCAGAAGCAAGATCAGCAGAGGCAACAGCAGTCCGGTATCCAAGCAATTCCCCTAAGCCAGGCCCAGGCTCAAACTAATATTGTCCAGGCACAGGTAATTCTCCAGAATCAGAtgcagcaacaacagcaacaaaaacaaccaccaccatcaccaactcaAAACCAGCATGGGGCCAGTGGCCAGCACCTGCTTCAGTCTCATCAACTGCAGGACCAAAATTTGCAAATGCAGCAGCAACAGCTTTTACTTCACCAACAgttacagcagcagcagcagctaaATAAGTTGCCTGGGCAGCTAGCTAATCTGGCAAGTCAGCAAACACAATTGTCTGATCAGGAACTCCACTTGCAGCTGTTACAGAAACTACAGCAGCAGTCACTGATGTCACAGTCCGCAGTTACACTCTCACGATTACCAATAATCCAAGAGCAGCAAAATTTTCTTGTAGACATGCAACAGCAGTTGTCGAATTCGCATTCGCTTGCCCAGCAACAAGTGATGCCCCAACAGGACTGCAGAACTTCTTCATCGCAGACAACACAACTGCCACCGCCCATTCAGCAAGAGCAGCAACAGCAGAAGCCTTCACAGAAACAGGTTGCACCTACATATGTGTCAGAAGCTGCCTTTGCACAGATCTCTTCTACCAGTGTGATCCCCAAAACTGGTAACAGTATGATAGTTCCGGGTGCTGCACAATCTGCTGTTACAGAAGAAATACCTTCTTGTTCGACATCCCCTTCCACAGCTAATGGCAACCATCTTGTGCAGCCAACCATTGGCAGGAATGATCATTGCAAAATCAGCACAGAGAAGGTGCCACACTCTATTGCTCAGATGTCAATTCTGACCCCCATTGAAGCTGTATCAGTCACTCCAGTAACGACCAAGGAATTGCCAAAGTTAAACAATGGTGTTAAGTCAAGTGCGATCACCTCGAAATTACCAAATGTTGTGTCCGGCCTTCAAAATTTTATGAACAATGCACTGCCAACAGACAACCTGGAAACAGCTTCGTCAGCGACTTCATTATGGCCTTCACAAACAGATGGACTTCTGCATCAAGGTTTCGCCACTTCTAACTTCAACCAGCACCAGATGTTCAAAGATGAACTTCCTGATGTAGAAATTCAAGGTGTGGATCCAAGTAACAGTGCCCTCTTTGGGATGAACAATGATGGCCCGTTAGGGTTTCCTATGGAAACAGAAGGCTTGTTGGAAAATGCACTTGATTCTGTGAAGTATCAGAATCATTTCTCAACTGATGATGAGAACAACTACCAGATGCAAAAGGATGCCCGTCAAGAGATATCAACCTCCATGGTTTCACAGTCATTTGGTCAATCAGATATGGCTTTTAATTCCATCGATTCTGCAATTAATGATGGTGCCTTAATGAACAGAAGTTCTTGGCCTCCTGCTGCTCCACCACAGAGGATGCGTACATTCACCAAG GTGTACAAGCGTGGAGCTGTAGGCCGGTCCATTGACATCGGTAGGTTCTCTGGATATGGAGAACTGAATCAAGCTTTGGCCCGCATGTTTGGTATAGAGGGGCAACTTGAAGACCGACAGAGAATAGGTTGGAAGCTAGTCTACACAGATCATGAGGATGACGTCCTACTTCTCGGCGATGACCCATGGGA GGAGTTTGTGAATTGCGTCAAGTGCATTAGGATCCTGTCCCCTCAAGAAGTGCAGAAGATGAGTCTGGATGGTGATTTAGGGAGCAATGTTCTGCCCAACCAGGCTTGCAGCAGCTCAGATGGAGGGAATACTTGGAAGCCTCGTTACGAGCAGAACTCCGGGAACCCTTCCATCGGCCCCTATGACCAATTCGAATGA
- the LOC109740422 gene encoding auxin response factor 5 isoform X1 has translation MAQSPASSAVAAPAPCEGERKAPAINGELWHACAGPLVSLPPVGSLVVYFPQGHSEQVAASMQKDVEAHVPSYPNLPSKLICLLHSVTLQADPDTDEVYAQMTLQPVNTYAKEALQLSELALRQARPQMEFFCKTLTASDTSTHGGFSVPRRAAEKIFPSLDFSLQPPCQELQARDIHDNVWTFRHIFRGQPKRHLLTTGWSLFVSGKKLFAGDSVIFVRDEKQQLLLGIRRANRQPTNISSSVLSSDSMHIGVLAAAAHASANTSPFTIFYNPRASPTEFVIPFAKYQKAMYSNQISLGMRFRMMCETEELGTRRYMGTITGISDLDPVRWKNSQWRSLQVGWDESAAGERRNRVSIWEIEPLAAPFFICPQPFFGVKRPRQLDDESLEMESLMKRAMPWLGEEICIKDPQTQSATMPGLSLVQWMNMNRQQSSSLASTAMQSEYLRSASNPAMQNIGAADLARQLYMQNHLLQQNSMQFNPPKLHQQMKPINDLSNAALPLNQLGAIRNHQDQKQDQQRQQQSGIQAIPLSQAQAQTNIVQAQVILQNQMQQQQQQKQPPPSPTQNQHGASGQHLLQSHQLQDQNLQMQQQQLLLHQQLQQQQQLNKLPGQLANLASQQTQLSDQELHLQLLQKLQQQSLMSQSAVTLSRLPIIQEQQNFLVDMQQQLSNSHSLAQQQVMPQQDCRTSSSQTTQLPPPIQQEQQQQKPSQKQVAPTYVSEAAFAQISSTSVIPKTGNSMIVPGAAQSAVTEEIPSCSTSPSTANGNHLVQPTIGRNDHCKISTEKVPHSIAQMSILTPIEAVSVTPVTTKELPKLNNGVKSSAITSKLPNVVSGLQNFMNNALPTDNLETASSATSLWPSQTDGLLHQGFATSNFNQHQMFKDELPDVEIQGVDPSNSALFGMNNDGPLGFPMETEGLLENALDSVKYQNHFSTDDENNYQMQKDARQEISTSMVSQSFGQSDMAFNSIDSAINDGALMNRSSWPPAAPPQRMRTFTKVYKRGAVGRSIDIGRFSGYGELNQALARMFGIEGQLEDRQRIGWKLVYTDHEDDVLLLGDDPWEEFVNCVKCIRILSPQEVQKMSLDGDLGSNVLPNQACSSSDGGNTWKPRYEQNSGNPSIGPYDQFE, from the exons GTTGCAGCTTCTATGCAAAAGGATGTGGAAGCTCACGTACCGAGCTACCCCAATCTTCCCTCAAAGTTGATATGTCTTCTGCACAGCGTCACTTTGCAA GCAGACCCGGATACTGATGAGGTGTACGCACAGATGACTCTTCAGCCAGTGAATACA TATGCAAAAGAGGCGTTGCAGCTGTCAGAGCTTGCGCTAAGACAAGCGAGGCCACAGATGGAGTTCTTCTGCAAGACGCTCACCGCGAGCGATACGAGCACACACGGAGGCTTCTCCGTGCCTCGCCGTGCAGCGGAGAAGATATTCCCTTCCCTG GATTTCTCGTTGCAGCCTCCGTGCCAAGAGCTGCAGGCCAGGGATATACATGACAATGTGTGGACATTCCGTCATATATTTCGGG GTCAGCCCAAAAGACATTTACTTACTACTGGTTGGAGCCTCTTTGTGAGTGGCAAGAAGCTATTTGCTGGTGATTCTGTCATATTCGTTAG AGATGAAAAGCAGCAACTTCTACTGGGAATCAGGCGCGCTAACCGACAGCCCACGAACATATCGTCTTCGGTACTTTCAAGCGACAGTATGCACATAGGGGTCCTTGCCGCAGCTGCACATGCTTCTGCCAACACCAGCCCGTTTACCATATTTTATAACCCTAG GGCCAGTCCTACTGAATTTGTTATCCCATTTGCCAAATACCAGAAGGCAATGTACAGTAATCAGATCTCTTTAGGGATGCGCTTCCGCATGATGTGCGAGACGGAGGAACTAGGAACAAGACG CTACATGGGTACGATAACTGGAATAAGTGATCTAGATCCAGTGAGATGGAAAAACTCCCAGTGGCGCAGCTTACAG GTTGGGTGGGACGAGTCGGCTGCAGGAGAAAGAAGGAACAGAGTTTCAATCTGGGAGATTGAACCGCTTGCTGCTCCTTTTTTCATTTGTCCCCAGCCATTCTTTGGTGTGAAGCGCCCTAGGCAATTAG ATGACGAGTCGTTGGAGATGGAAAGTCTTATGAAGAGAGCAATGCCTTGGCTTGGTGAGGAGATATGCATAAAGGACCCTCAAACCCAGAGTGCTACAATGCCTGGCCTGAGTTTGGTTCAGTGGATGAATATGAACCGGCAGCAGAGCTCCTCATTAGCTAGCACAGCCATGCAGTCCGAGTACCTCCGATCAGCGAGTAACCCTGCGATGCAAAATATTGGCGCTGCCGATCTTGCAAGGCAGTTATATATGCAGAACCATCTACTACAGCAGAATAGCATGCAGTTTAATCCTCCCAAACTCCATCAGCAAATGAAACCTATTAATGATTTGTCAAATGCAGCACTTCCATTGAATCAACTAGGTGCCATCAGAAATCACCAAGATCAGAAGCAAGATCAGCAGAGGCAACAGCAGTCCGGTATCCAAGCAATTCCCCTAAGCCAGGCCCAGGCTCAAACTAATATTGTCCAGGCACAGGTAATTCTCCAGAATCAGAtgcagcaacaacagcaacaaaaacaaccaccaccatcaccaactcaAAACCAGCATGGGGCCAGTGGCCAGCACCTGCTTCAGTCTCATCAACTGCAGGACCAAAATTTGCAAATGCAGCAGCAACAGCTTTTACTTCACCAACAgttacagcagcagcagcagctaaATAAGTTGCCTGGGCAGCTAGCTAATCTGGCAAGTCAGCAAACACAATTGTCTGATCAGGAACTCCACTTGCAGCTGTTACAGAAACTACAGCAGCAGTCACTGATGTCACAGTCCGCAGTTACACTCTCACGATTACCAATAATCCAAGAGCAGCAAAATTTTCTTGTAGACATGCAACAGCAGTTGTCGAATTCGCATTCGCTTGCCCAGCAACAAGTGATGCCCCAACAGGACTGCAGAACTTCTTCATCGCAGACAACACAACTGCCACCGCCCATTCAGCAAGAGCAGCAACAGCAGAAGCCTTCACAGAAACAGGTTGCACCTACATATGTGTCAGAAGCTGCCTTTGCACAGATCTCTTCTACCAGTGTGATCCCCAAAACTGGTAACAGTATGATAGTTCCGGGTGCTGCACAATCTGCTGTTACAGAAGAAATACCTTCTTGTTCGACATCCCCTTCCACAGCTAATGGCAACCATCTTGTGCAGCCAACCATTGGCAGGAATGATCATTGCAAAATCAGCACAGAGAAGGTGCCACACTCTATTGCTCAGATGTCAATTCTGACCCCCATTGAAGCTGTATCAGTCACTCCAGTAACGACCAAGGAATTGCCAAAGTTAAACAATGGTGTTAAGTCAAGTGCGATCACCTCGAAATTACCAAATGTTGTGTCCGGCCTTCAAAATTTTATGAACAATGCACTGCCAACAGACAACCTGGAAACAGCTTCGTCAGCGACTTCATTATGGCCTTCACAAACAGATGGACTTCTGCATCAAGGTTTCGCCACTTCTAACTTCAACCAGCACCAGATGTTCAAAGATGAACTTCCTGATGTAGAAATTCAAGGTGTGGATCCAAGTAACAGTGCCCTCTTTGGGATGAACAATGATGGCCCGTTAGGGTTTCCTATGGAAACAGAAGGCTTGTTGGAAAATGCACTTGATTCTGTGAAGTATCAGAATCATTTCTCAACTGATGATGAGAACAACTACCAGATGCAAAAGGATGCCCGTCAAGAGATATCAACCTCCATGGTTTCACAGTCATTTGGTCAATCAGATATGGCTTTTAATTCCATCGATTCTGCAATTAATGATGGTGCCTTAATGAACAGAAGTTCTTGGCCTCCTGCTGCTCCACCACAGAGGATGCGTACATTCACCAAG GTGTACAAGCGTGGAGCTGTAGGCCGGTCCATTGACATCGGTAGGTTCTCTGGATATGGAGAACTGAATCAAGCTTTGGCCCGCATGTTTGGTATAGAGGGGCAACTTGAAGACCGACAGAGAATAGGTTGGAAGCTAGTCTACACAGATCATGAGGATGACGTCCTACTTCTCGGCGATGACCCATGGGA GGAGTTTGTGAATTGCGTCAAGTGCATTAGGATCCTGTCCCCTCAAGAAGTGCAGAAGATGAGTCTGGATGGTGATTTAGGGAGCAATGTTCTGCCCAACCAGGCTTGCAGCAGCTCAGATGGAGGGAATACTTGGAAGCCTCGTTACGAGCAGAACTCCGGGAACCCTTCCATCGGCCCCTATGACCAATTCGAATGA